One window from the genome of Salvia splendens isolate huo1 chromosome 9, SspV2, whole genome shotgun sequence encodes:
- the LOC121747958 gene encoding alpha-xylosidase 1-like isoform X1, with the protein MPLSPSSLLTCFSLFFILSSATKIGRGYRLISIQESPDGGLLGLLQVIHKNYIYGADIPLLQLYVKHETENRLRVHITDAEKKRWEVPYDLLPRQTVPSFKQTLGVQSHKPSDYAGNELIFSYKTDPFSFSITRKSIGETLFDTTSLPSDPYSDLVFKDQYIEISTKLPKDASLYGLGENTQPRGIKIVPNDPYTLYTTDVSAINLNADLYGSHPVYMDLRNRGGVAAAHGVLLLNSNGMDVLYRGDSLTYKVIGGVVDLYFFAGASPLAVVDQYTALIGRPAAMPYWAFGFHQCRWGYRNLSVVEDVVERYKKARIPLDVIWNDDDHMDGHKDFTLNPKNYPRPKLLHFLEKIHARGMKYIVIIDPGIGVNTSYGVYTRGLASDVFIKFKGMPFLAQVWPGAVNFPDFLNPKTVHWWGSEIRRFHELVPVDGLWIDMNEASNFCNGLCQIPVGRICPNGTGPGWICCLDCKNVTATRWDDPPYKINASGTAVPIGYKTIATSAYHYNGVLEYDAHSLYGFSQTIATYKGLRALPGGKRPFILSRSTYVGSGQYAAHWTGDNKGTWADLKYSISTMLNFGIFGVPMVGADICGFYPAPTEELGNRWIELGAFYPFSRDHANFYSPRQELYQWKSVAVSARRALGMRYKLLSYIYTLSYEAHLTGAPIARPLFFSFPNETWTYGLSTQFLLGSGLMVSPILDKKKTKVHALFPPGTWYDIFDMTKVVVSKMSHYRALDAPLHVINVHLYQNKIIPMQRGGLVSKEARATPYTLVVSLPLGAAEGEARGNLFVDNDENPVMGLGNGQSTYVEFYAHVNQGAVKVWSDVREGEFAVEKGWYVEKLIVLGLKGIGKGVAIEHDGNAIVDDSKVEMSSIEHEIMDDEIEEREDEMKHVMVEIKGLELSIGKKFVVSWKMGN; encoded by the exons ATGCCACTCTCTCCTTCATCTCTGCTTACATGTTTTTCGCTCTTCTTCATTCTATCATCTGCAACCAAAATCGGCAGAGGCTACCGCTTGATCTCCATCCAAGAGTCTCCCGACGGCGGCCTCCTCGGCCTCCTTCAAGTCATCCACAAAAACTACATCTACGGCGCCGACATTCCCCTCCTTCAGCTCTATGTCAA GCATGAAACGGAGAATCGTTTGCGGGTTCACATAACTGACGCAGAGAAGAAAAGGTGGGAGGTACCATACGATCTTCTACCACGACAAACCGTTCCGTCATTTAAACAAACACTTGGTGTGCAATCACACAAACCATCCGACTACGCCGGAAACGAGCTAATCTTCTCTTACAAAACCGACCCTTTCAGCTTCTCCATAACAAGAAAATCCATCGGCGAAACCCTCTTCGACACGACCTCCTTGCCCTCGGACCCTTACAgcgacctcgtcttcaaagatcaGTACATCGAAATCTCGACAAAGCTGCCCAAAGACGCCTCTTTGTACGGTTTGGGAGAGAACACGCAGCCGCGAGGAATCAAGATCGTCCCTAACGATCCCTACACTCTGTACACGACGGATGTATCGGCGATTAATCTCAATGCCGACTTGTACGGATCGCACCCCGTGTATATGGATTTGAGGAATCGCGGTGGCGTTGCGGCGGCGCACGGCGTTTTGCTGCTGAATAGTAATGGGATGGATGTGTTGTACAGAGGGGATTCGTTGACGTATAAAGTGATTGGGGGTGTGGTTGATCTTTATTTCTTCGCCGGTGCGTCGCCGCTGGCGGTGGTTGATCAGTACACGGCGTTGATTGGCCGCCCGGCCGCCATGCCTTACTGGGCTTTCG GGTTCCACCAATGCCGGTGGGGGTACCGCAACCTCTCGGTGGTGGAAGACGTGGTGGAGCGATACAAGAAGGCCCGAATCCCCCTCGACGTGATCTGGAACGACGACGACCACATGGACGGCCACAAAGACTTCACCCTCAACCCCAAGAACTACCCCCGCCCCAAGCTCCTCCACTTCTTGGAAAAGATCCACGCCCGCGGCATGAAGTACATCGTCATCATCGACCCCGGCATCGGTGTCAATACCTCATACGGCGTCTACACCCGCGGCCTCGCTTCCGACGTCTTCATCAAGTTCAAAGGCATGCCCTTCTTAGCTCAAGTCTGGCCTGGCGCCGTCAACTTCCCTGACTTCCTCAATCCCAAGACGGTCCACTGGTGGGGCAGCGAGATACGCCGCTTCCACGAGCTCGTCCCTGTCGACGGGCTTTGGATCGACATGAATGAGGCGTCCAATTTTTGCAACGGGTTGTGCCAGATTCCGGTGGGCCGGATCTGCCCGAATGGGACTGGGCCGGGCTGGATATGCTGCCTCGATTGCAAGAACGTGACGGCCACGAGATGGGATGATCCACCGTATAAAATCAACGCGTCCGGCACGGCGGTTCCGATCGGGTACAAGACTATAGCTACGAGTGCATATCATTACAATGGGGTGTTGGAGTATGATGCTCATAGCTTGTATGGATTTTCGCAAACTATTGCGACTTATAAAGGGCTACGGGCGCTTCCTGGTGGAAAGCGCCCGTTTATTCTGTCCAGGTCAACGTACGTGGGGTCGGGCCAGTACGCTGCGCACTGGACAGGGGACAATAAAGGGACATGGGCGGATTTAAAGTACTCGATTTCGACGATGTTGAATTTTGGTATATTTGGGGTTCCGATGGTCGGGGCGGATATATGCGGGTTTTACCCTGCCCCGACTGAGGAGCTCGGTAACCGTTGGATCGAGCTTGGGGCATTTTACCCCTTCTCTAGGGATCACGCGAATTTTTACTCGCCGAGGCAGGAGCTTTACCAATGGAAATCTGTGGCTGTGTCAGCTAGGAGGGCGTTAGGTATGCGGTACAAGTTGCTTTCGTATATCTACACGTTGAGCTATGAGGCGCACTTGACGGGAGCCCCGATCGCGAGGCCGTTGTTCTTCTCGTTCCCTAACGAGACATGGACTTACGGGCTAAGCACGCAGTTCTTGCTCGGGTCCGGGTTGATGGTGTCCCCTATTTTGGACAAGAAAAAGACAAAAGTGCATGCTCTGTTCCCGCCCGGCACGTGGTACGATATTTTTGATATGACTAAGGTTGTCGTGTCGAAAATGTCCCATTACCGCGCTCTCGACGCGCCCCTGCACGTGATCAACGTGCACTTGTACCAAAACAAGATTATACCGATGCAGAGGGGAGGGCTGGTCTCAAAGGAGGCTCGGGCCACTCCTTATACCCTAGTGGTCTCCCTCCCACTGGGGGCTGCGGAGGGGGAGGCCAGGGGGAATCTCTTTGTGGACAATGACGAGAATCCCGTGATGGGGCTTGGGAATGGCCAATCCACGTACGTTGAATTCTACGCGCACGTGAATCAGGGTGCGGTGAAGGTGTGGTCCGATGTTCGAGAGGGCGAATTTGCCGTGGAGAAAGGGTGGTATGTTGAGAAACTGATTGTTTTAGGACTAAAAGGTATTGGCAAAGGAGTTGCAATAGAACATGATGGGAATGCAATTGTTGATGATTCGAAGGTTGAAATGAGCTCAATTGAGCATGAAATTATGgatgatgaaattgaagagagaGAAGATGAGATGAAGCATGTGATGGTGGAGATTAAAGGGTTGGAATTGTCAATTGGGAAGAAGTTTGTTGTATCGTGGAAGATGGGAAACTAA
- the LOC121747336 gene encoding uncharacterized protein LOC121747336, with product MTSSSLKPSSNLFKSFSNLKTPSPNSLLVHRASAFNFCFNSAMSSVQVEKRKREGEVKTNSKSREDNGGHKRPAVAPPPDEEVEEFFAIVKRIRVALKYFEKRDGVRGGAAAKPVWTFEREDFGGVQTDPEGSHGYETAGLDLNSDPVSDGSDSV from the coding sequence ATGACGTCATCTTCGTTGAAGCCctcttcaaatttatttaagtCTTTTTCCAACCTTAAAACACCATCACCTAATTCTCTCCTTGTTCACAGAGCATCTGCTTTTAATTTCTGCTTCAATTCCGCCATGTCTTCCGTCCAAGTGGAGAAGAGAAAACGCGAAGGCGAAGTAAAAACCAACAGCAAATCACGGGAAGATAACGGCGGGCACAAACGGCCGGCGGTGGCGCCGCCTCCGGATGAAGAAGTGGAGGAGTTTTTCGCTATAGTGAAGAGAATTCGGGTGGCGCTCAAGTATTTCGAGAAGCGTGACGGCGTCAGAGGTGGCGCGGCAGCGAAGCCTGTGTGGACGTTTGAGCGTGAGGACTTTGGAGGAGTTCAGACGGACCCGGAAGGCTCTCACGGGTATGAAACAGCGGGTCTGGATCTTAACTCCGACCCGGTTTCGGATGGATCTGATTCGGTTTAA
- the LOC121747958 gene encoding alpha-xylosidase 1-like isoform X2 has product MPNFDDNLIKYFPFKNSCFHDFWRHETENRLRVHITDAEKKRWEVPYDLLPRQTVPSFKQTLGVQSHKPSDYAGNELIFSYKTDPFSFSITRKSIGETLFDTTSLPSDPYSDLVFKDQYIEISTKLPKDASLYGLGENTQPRGIKIVPNDPYTLYTTDVSAINLNADLYGSHPVYMDLRNRGGVAAAHGVLLLNSNGMDVLYRGDSLTYKVIGGVVDLYFFAGASPLAVVDQYTALIGRPAAMPYWAFGFHQCRWGYRNLSVVEDVVERYKKARIPLDVIWNDDDHMDGHKDFTLNPKNYPRPKLLHFLEKIHARGMKYIVIIDPGIGVNTSYGVYTRGLASDVFIKFKGMPFLAQVWPGAVNFPDFLNPKTVHWWGSEIRRFHELVPVDGLWIDMNEASNFCNGLCQIPVGRICPNGTGPGWICCLDCKNVTATRWDDPPYKINASGTAVPIGYKTIATSAYHYNGVLEYDAHSLYGFSQTIATYKGLRALPGGKRPFILSRSTYVGSGQYAAHWTGDNKGTWADLKYSISTMLNFGIFGVPMVGADICGFYPAPTEELGNRWIELGAFYPFSRDHANFYSPRQELYQWKSVAVSARRALGMRYKLLSYIYTLSYEAHLTGAPIARPLFFSFPNETWTYGLSTQFLLGSGLMVSPILDKKKTKVHALFPPGTWYDIFDMTKVVVSKMSHYRALDAPLHVINVHLYQNKIIPMQRGGLVSKEARATPYTLVVSLPLGAAEGEARGNLFVDNDENPVMGLGNGQSTYVEFYAHVNQGAVKVWSDVREGEFAVEKGWYVEKLIVLGLKGIGKGVAIEHDGNAIVDDSKVEMSSIEHEIMDDEIEEREDEMKHVMVEIKGLELSIGKKFVVSWKMGN; this is encoded by the exons ATGCCTAATTTTGACGACAATTTGATCAAATATTTTCCCTTTAAAAACTCATGTTTTCATGACTTTTGGAGGCATGAAACGGAGAATCGTTTGCGGGTTCACATAACTGACGCAGAGAAGAAAAGGTGGGAGGTACCATACGATCTTCTACCACGACAAACCGTTCCGTCATTTAAACAAACACTTGGTGTGCAATCACACAAACCATCCGACTACGCCGGAAACGAGCTAATCTTCTCTTACAAAACCGACCCTTTCAGCTTCTCCATAACAAGAAAATCCATCGGCGAAACCCTCTTCGACACGACCTCCTTGCCCTCGGACCCTTACAgcgacctcgtcttcaaagatcaGTACATCGAAATCTCGACAAAGCTGCCCAAAGACGCCTCTTTGTACGGTTTGGGAGAGAACACGCAGCCGCGAGGAATCAAGATCGTCCCTAACGATCCCTACACTCTGTACACGACGGATGTATCGGCGATTAATCTCAATGCCGACTTGTACGGATCGCACCCCGTGTATATGGATTTGAGGAATCGCGGTGGCGTTGCGGCGGCGCACGGCGTTTTGCTGCTGAATAGTAATGGGATGGATGTGTTGTACAGAGGGGATTCGTTGACGTATAAAGTGATTGGGGGTGTGGTTGATCTTTATTTCTTCGCCGGTGCGTCGCCGCTGGCGGTGGTTGATCAGTACACGGCGTTGATTGGCCGCCCGGCCGCCATGCCTTACTGGGCTTTCG GGTTCCACCAATGCCGGTGGGGGTACCGCAACCTCTCGGTGGTGGAAGACGTGGTGGAGCGATACAAGAAGGCCCGAATCCCCCTCGACGTGATCTGGAACGACGACGACCACATGGACGGCCACAAAGACTTCACCCTCAACCCCAAGAACTACCCCCGCCCCAAGCTCCTCCACTTCTTGGAAAAGATCCACGCCCGCGGCATGAAGTACATCGTCATCATCGACCCCGGCATCGGTGTCAATACCTCATACGGCGTCTACACCCGCGGCCTCGCTTCCGACGTCTTCATCAAGTTCAAAGGCATGCCCTTCTTAGCTCAAGTCTGGCCTGGCGCCGTCAACTTCCCTGACTTCCTCAATCCCAAGACGGTCCACTGGTGGGGCAGCGAGATACGCCGCTTCCACGAGCTCGTCCCTGTCGACGGGCTTTGGATCGACATGAATGAGGCGTCCAATTTTTGCAACGGGTTGTGCCAGATTCCGGTGGGCCGGATCTGCCCGAATGGGACTGGGCCGGGCTGGATATGCTGCCTCGATTGCAAGAACGTGACGGCCACGAGATGGGATGATCCACCGTATAAAATCAACGCGTCCGGCACGGCGGTTCCGATCGGGTACAAGACTATAGCTACGAGTGCATATCATTACAATGGGGTGTTGGAGTATGATGCTCATAGCTTGTATGGATTTTCGCAAACTATTGCGACTTATAAAGGGCTACGGGCGCTTCCTGGTGGAAAGCGCCCGTTTATTCTGTCCAGGTCAACGTACGTGGGGTCGGGCCAGTACGCTGCGCACTGGACAGGGGACAATAAAGGGACATGGGCGGATTTAAAGTACTCGATTTCGACGATGTTGAATTTTGGTATATTTGGGGTTCCGATGGTCGGGGCGGATATATGCGGGTTTTACCCTGCCCCGACTGAGGAGCTCGGTAACCGTTGGATCGAGCTTGGGGCATTTTACCCCTTCTCTAGGGATCACGCGAATTTTTACTCGCCGAGGCAGGAGCTTTACCAATGGAAATCTGTGGCTGTGTCAGCTAGGAGGGCGTTAGGTATGCGGTACAAGTTGCTTTCGTATATCTACACGTTGAGCTATGAGGCGCACTTGACGGGAGCCCCGATCGCGAGGCCGTTGTTCTTCTCGTTCCCTAACGAGACATGGACTTACGGGCTAAGCACGCAGTTCTTGCTCGGGTCCGGGTTGATGGTGTCCCCTATTTTGGACAAGAAAAAGACAAAAGTGCATGCTCTGTTCCCGCCCGGCACGTGGTACGATATTTTTGATATGACTAAGGTTGTCGTGTCGAAAATGTCCCATTACCGCGCTCTCGACGCGCCCCTGCACGTGATCAACGTGCACTTGTACCAAAACAAGATTATACCGATGCAGAGGGGAGGGCTGGTCTCAAAGGAGGCTCGGGCCACTCCTTATACCCTAGTGGTCTCCCTCCCACTGGGGGCTGCGGAGGGGGAGGCCAGGGGGAATCTCTTTGTGGACAATGACGAGAATCCCGTGATGGGGCTTGGGAATGGCCAATCCACGTACGTTGAATTCTACGCGCACGTGAATCAGGGTGCGGTGAAGGTGTGGTCCGATGTTCGAGAGGGCGAATTTGCCGTGGAGAAAGGGTGGTATGTTGAGAAACTGATTGTTTTAGGACTAAAAGGTATTGGCAAAGGAGTTGCAATAGAACATGATGGGAATGCAATTGTTGATGATTCGAAGGTTGAAATGAGCTCAATTGAGCATGAAATTATGgatgatgaaattgaagagagaGAAGATGAGATGAAGCATGTGATGGTGGAGATTAAAGGGTTGGAATTGTCAATTGGGAAGAAGTTTGTTGTATCGTGGAAGATGGGAAACTAA